Below is a genomic region from Pleuronectes platessa chromosome 18, fPlePla1.1, whole genome shotgun sequence.
TTGTCCAAGGTGTGACTGAGTGTATTCAACTGTCAGCCAGAGGGAAAGTAGGGTGTGTCACTATGGTAGTTGTAATCTGGGCACACTTTCTGCACCAGTTTGTAGTCGGTACTGtagaaggagatgaagatgcAGATGactttgaaaggtttggagCAGAGCCAGGAAACATGGCTCTGGGTCTGCTCCTGGTAGCAGGTCTTGGATGGGTCGAAGTTGCAGAGAGTGTTCTTGGCACCTTTCTCCACCTTCTCGTACTCGATACGGCAGTTGAAGGACTTTGAATCCTTTGCATCGATGACGGACTGCTGCGATGTCACATCGAACTCCACTATCTTCGTTGGAGGGACCAAGCTGACCGACACGTTGCCCTGACCTGTGGAGTTGTGGCGGAAGTAGACACTGAAGGTGCCATTACCATGATCCACAATCTTACCGGTGATAAGCAGGTTGAGTTTGACCGTCTTGATGTTGGAGTGGAAGTCCCCCCAGCCGAACATCTTCTTGAATTTACCGGTCTTTACCATGGGCCGCCGCTTAGCCCGTGGCCGCGAGTCCTGCAGGTCTGTGGAGTTCCTCAGCCAGTCCCAAAGGTCCTGCTCCGAGTAGGGCTCTGGAGTGTCATAGTGAAGGTCCAAAGCTGTGCTGTTTTCTTTGCCATGCAGAGTCTGTGTCAGCAGCCGACTGATTGACATATCCTTACTGCTCTCTGTCCATATATGCTTTAGCGTTGATTTGGGGCTTCCCGACTTGACATGTGCACTTGTAACCT
It encodes:
- the nxph1 gene encoding neurexophilin-1, whose protein sequence is MRVTCWCAVFLLTPALCLVTSAHVKSGSPKSTLKHIWTESSKDMSISRLLTQTLHGKENSTALDLHYDTPEPYSEQDLWDWLRNSTDLQDSRPRAKRRPMVKTGKFKKMFGWGDFHSNIKTVKLNLLITGKIVDHGNGTFSVYFRHNSTGQGNVSVSLVPPTKIVEFDVTSQQSVIDAKDSKSFNCRIEYEKVEKGAKNTLCNFDPSKTCYQEQTQSHVSWLCSKPFKVICIFISFYSTDYKLVQKVCPDYNYHSDTPYFPSG